One Halalkalicoccus subterraneus DNA segment encodes these proteins:
- a CDS encoding HAD family hydrolase, with protein sequence MALRAVVFDLDYTLAVVTRDRSTLLAEASESAGIPVGFSREEYGAAHQRAHSHETRGPIFADLLDGPEEGEALATAYRSAIADSLVPIEGAESLIAELETDYRVGLLTNGPVVAQRDKLRTLGWEELFDAAVVTGELEEGKPHPGAFEAILEALEVAPEEAVYVGDSVETDVAGAAEIGMVVVQVLYPGGPDPDPRADAHLHRNELVRGLPDLVAQID encoded by the coding sequence ATGGCACTCAGAGCGGTCGTGTTCGATCTCGACTACACCCTCGCAGTGGTTACACGCGACCGGTCGACGCTGCTGGCGGAGGCCTCGGAGTCGGCCGGGATCCCCGTCGGGTTCTCCCGGGAGGAGTACGGCGCGGCCCACCAGCGCGCCCATTCCCACGAGACGCGCGGCCCGATCTTCGCGGACCTCCTCGACGGGCCGGAGGAGGGCGAGGCGCTCGCGACGGCCTATCGTAGCGCCATCGCCGACAGCCTCGTCCCGATCGAGGGCGCCGAGTCGCTGATCGCCGAGCTCGAAACCGACTACCGGGTCGGCCTGCTCACGAACGGGCCGGTGGTCGCCCAGCGCGATAAGCTCCGGACGCTCGGCTGGGAGGAGCTGTTCGACGCCGCGGTCGTCACCGGCGAACTCGAGGAGGGGAAACCCCACCCGGGCGCGTTCGAGGCGATCCTCGAAGCGCTCGAAGTCGCGCCCGAGGAGGCGGTCTACGTCGGCGACAGCGTCGAGACCGACGTGGCGGGCGCCGCGGAGATCGGCATGGTCGTCGTGCAGGTGCTCTATCCCGGCGGACCCGATCCCGATCCGCGGGCCGACGCCCACCTCCACAGGAACGAACTGGTTCGAGGACTCCCCGACCTCGTTGCTCAGATCGACTGA